The following proteins are co-located in the Zonotrichia albicollis isolate bZonAlb1 chromosome 1, bZonAlb1.hap1, whole genome shotgun sequence genome:
- the TRIL gene encoding TLR4 interactor with leucine rich repeats yields MGAPRRVRLMLLPRVLWGSVPLILLLLLPAAEPICPEPCDCQQHQHLLCTNRGLRSVPKTAEPQDILTYSLGGNFIANISAFDFHRLAGLQRLDLQYNRIRSLHPKAFERLERLEELYLGNNLLPALAPGTLSTLAKLRILYVNANEIGRLSAASFSGLDSLVKLRLDGNELGSLGDSTFSGLPNLLYLHLESNRIRWLSRGAFTGLAKLRFLDLSGNQQSSLRHPDIFGPLRSLHTLLLASNSLRQLTGGLFQHLPGLAKLSLSGNRLSHLAPDTFRGLGSLKELRLEGNLLSHLPATLLEPLDSLEALDLSRNALTALHPAAFGRLGRLRELSLRDNALATLPGELFASSLALYRLELEGNAWSCDCRLRGLKRWLTAWHSQGRLLTVFVQCHLPPALAGKYLDYLQDAQLSLPQDGGPCPDGASPSPPSPEGLGSNNSAVGLPPGPPPPAASTARLTLGVPIAASPTPAPLPSAAAWPRRAGAAGIPPLVSDPCDFNKLFLHNLSVEAVGSSWVTVRWAVRPHRSPRLLGPARFRLLFDRFGAAVKFQRFVYLPERGEPAATLRELRPDTPYLVCVEGVLGGRVCPVAPRDHCAGLVTLPEGGTAAAAGGPRGPDQQLLTLVLLAVNALLLLAALAAWAARLLRKKVLGRRRRKAAPVHVRQLYSTRRPLRSMGTGVSADFSGFQSHRPPRGAAACALSEADLIEFPCERFLDSGGGRHGDEHLLQRFAD; encoded by the coding sequence ATGGGGGCGCCGCGCCGGGTCCGCCTGATGCTGCTGCCGCGGGTGCTCTGGGGCTCCGTCCCCctcatcctcctgctgctgctgcccgcgGCCGAGCCTATCTGCCCCGAGCCATGCgactgccagcagcaccagcacctcctCTGCACCAACCGGGGCCTGCGCTCCGTGCCCAAGACTGCCGAGCCGCAGGATATCCTCACCTACAGCCTCGGGGGCAACTTCATCGCCAACATCTCCGCCTTCGACTTCCACCGCCTGGCAGGGCTCCAGCGCCTGGACCTGCAGTACAACCGGATCCGCTCGCTGCACCCCAAGGCCTTTGAGCGCCTGGAGCGGCTGGAGGAGCTTTATTTGGGAAACAACCTGCTGCCAGCGCTGGCCCCTGGCACGCTCAGCACCCTGGCCAAGCTGCGCATCCTCTACGTGAACGCCAACGAGATCGGCCGTCTCAGCGCTGCCTCCTTCTCTGGCCTCGACAGCCTTGTCAAGCTGCGGCTGGACGGCAACGAGCTGGGCTCGCTGGGCGATTCCACTTTCTCAGGGCTGCCAAACTTACTTTATCTGCACCTGGAGTCCAACCGCATCCGCTGGCTGAGTCGCGGTGCCTTCACTGGCCTGGCCAAGTTGCGCTTCCTCGACCTCTCAGGGaaccagcagagctcccttcGGCACCCAGACATCTTTGGGCCGCTGCGCTCCCTTCAcaccctgctgctggccagcaaCAGCCTGCGGCAGCTGACAGGGGGACTCTTCCAGCACCTGCCCGGCCTGGCAAAGCTCTCACTCAGCGGCAACCGACTGTCTCACCTGGCCCCGGATACTTTCAGGGGGCTGGGCTCGCTGAAGGAGCTGCGCCTGGAGGGGAACCTGCTGAGCCACCTACCTGCCACCCTACTGGAGCCGCTGGACAGCCTGGAGGCACTGGATCTGAGCCGCAATGCACTGACCGCCCTGCACCCGGCCGCCTTCGGCCGCCTCGGCCGCTTGCGGGAGCTCAGCCTGCGGGACAACGCACTGGCCACGCTCCCCGGGGAGCTCTTCgcctccagcctggccctctACCGCCTGGAGCTGGAGGGGAATGCCTGGAGCTGCGACTGCCGCCTTCGCGGCCTCAAGCGCTGGCTGACGGCCTGGCACTCCCAGGGCCGCTTGCTCACCGTCTTCGTGCAGTGCCACCTGCCACCCGCCCTGGCCGGCAAGTACCTCGACTACCTGCAGGATGCCCAGCTGTCGCTGCCGCAGGACGGCGGCCCCTGCCCCGATGGTGCCTCTCCCTCCCCGCCATCCCCCGAGGGACTTGGCAGCAACAACAGTGCAGTGGGGCTGCCCCCAGGGCCACCACCGCCGGCCGCCTCCACCGCCCGCCTGACGCTGGGGGTGCCCATAGCCGCCAGCCCCACGCCGGCACCGCTGCCCAGTGCGGCGGCGTGGCCCCGACGGGCCGGTGCCGCCGGGATCCCACCGCTGGTGTCCGACCCGTGCGACTTCAACAAGCTGTTCCTGCACAACCTGTCGGTGGAGGCGGTGGGCTCCAGCTGGGTGACGGTGCGCTGGGCCGTGCGGCCGCACCGCAGCCCCCGCCTGCTGGGGCCGGCGCGATTCCGCCTCCTCTTCGACCGCTTCGGCGCCGCCGTCAAGTTCCAGCGCTTCGTGTACCTACCGGAGCGCGGGGAGCCGGCGGCCACGCTGCGGGAGCTCCGCCCGGACACGCCCTACCTCGTGTGCGTCGAGGGCGTCCTGGGCGGCCGCGTGTGCCCGGTGGCGCCGCGGGACCACTGCGCCGGGCTGGTCACCCTGCCCGAGGGCGGcaccgcggcggcggcgggcgggccccgcggccccgaccagcagctgctcacgctggtgctgctggcggtgaacgcgctgctgctgctggcggcTCTGGCCGCCTGGGCCGCCCGCCTTCTGCGCAAGAAGGTGCTCGGCCGTCGGCGTCGGAAGGCGGCCCCGGTCCACGTGCGGCAGCTCTACTCCACACGCCGCCCGCTCCGCTCCATGGGCACCGGAGTGTCCGCCGACTTCTCGGGCTTCCAGTCCCACAGGCCGCCCCGCGGCGCTGCCGCCTGCGCCCTCAGCGAGGCCGACCTCATCGAGTTCCCCTGCGAGCGCTTCCTGGACAGCGGCGGCGGCCGGCACGGCGATGAGCACCTGCTGCAGCGCTTCGCCGACTGA